aaaatattttaaaagagaaatattaGGCTTTGTTACTTTGAAAAAACTTATATGGAGTGAGTTTCCAAACAgacttaataaaaattttaataagaacATAACATGTAATACTCAGTACATCATCCCAGTTATTTGGTAAATCAGTTTTACTCAACATTATTCTAGTTAATTGTTCTAGAGAACTATTTATATGACATAAGTAAACAATTATTTACTATGAGATCAATAACTAAGGAATGCAGTTTCATCAGCCCTAGCCTTAAATTtgttaagattttattttacatgatttataacaaaaaattaaattctgaacaaaacattattaaaagatattttattcaaaaatttatatgaattatgtgctaattaattataaaattttaaattattgatatttttaaattatttattttatctagttaaaatcattattattaatatttttctattttatttagcTGATtttatgtcatatatatatatatatatatatatatatatatatatatatatatcaatgacacattaaattaatttttaattttgttatttacaaattttaaatacaaaaaatcaaatggttaaataaataatatttaataataaatattcattactTAAGgattaatttttcttctttatatattttgtgaataaattacattttatataaaaaatggccactaaattaatttataatggaaaataatttgtaatagagataaaagaattgttttcaatttttaactttaataatactaaaaattgaAGTAGTTAATAGCATGataattagaaacaaaagtTTGTTTATAATTCCATTCCCTTTATTGACTGAAACTTAATCATTGGAATAAATTGATAGTACTAAAAACTATTTTCGAAGAAAACATTAGACGATAACCAAATTTTTGTCACTAATGATCATATTATATACCAGaagaaaatttctaaataatgactaattttagagatcaataattattagtaactaaagTGACtgatttagataccaatttacaaaattaaacgttattagttactaaaatagttactattatatataaaaaattataattgatcactaaattgatttttaaaattagttatcatGCATTtagctaccaaagaaaattggtcattaaaaattagctacctaggttttagctaccaaaatgaactagtttctaaattaatctTAAATTAATCAGTGatcacttataattttttatttataatagcgacttttttagtaatcaataatttttaattttataaattagtatttaaattggttattatagtgtctaactatttttgtttctatacAACATTTAACAATCACTAACTTTTCGGTTGTTAATACAACATTTAATCTAGTCGCTAATTTAGTCACAAAAAAACTACAtttagtgattaattttttttaccgctaattacaatattatacatattttgtgACCATCAAATTTTCAAACACTAACACAATATTTAATTCAATCGATAATTGAGTAGctaaaagtattatatttaacaataaaaaatttccGACCACTAATTACcctattatacatatttaacgATCACCAATTTTTTGTCGctaatacaatatttatttttgttattagtttGGTggctaaaattttatatttagcaACCAACAATTTTTGGTGGCAAATCaccatattatatatgtttattgacTACCATATTTAGCTACAAAAGTTTTAGCTACCAGaatgaattagtttctaaattaatctttaattaattagtgactaattataaatttttatttataataatgactattttagtaaccaataatttttaattttgtaattggtatctaaatttatCAGTATAATGACTAGCTACTTTTGCTTTataaaattggtttctaattaaggactttttgttttattttttaccgCTACTTAccatattatacatatttagtGACCATCAAATCACTAGTGCATAATGGGTTTTTTACAACGCCCTATATGTCTCAGTTCACATGCAAACGAGGCATATGAAAATGCGGTGGcacttttgtaaattttttcaaacttttatgcctcggttgtacttagaaccgaggcataaaccccctaaaatttatatttttctcgctacattgatatttttaaactgGTGGCAAACTTTTATGTCTCGGGTCAATTCTAACCGAGGCAGAAAGATGTTTATGCCTCTGGTCtattttaaccgaggcatatttgaTTGTTTTTCGAGTGGAATACGCCTCGGGTCACATCTAACCGAGGTAGATAGATGCTTATGCCTCAGTTTAAAATCAACCGAGGCAATAACACTAGTGTAAAATAGGatttttataccggttaaaaaaggctttttataccggttctaGCATAGGTATAGATGCAGGCGGTATagaaggtttgatctttctacaTCGGTTCCATGAcaggtataaaaaattattttttataccatttCTAAAACCGGtatagaaaaaattacagtTCCAACCTTCTATACCTCTTGAAAATGGAAagttatgtaagaaaaaaatgactTACTATACCGATTATAGTTCcaaccggtataaaaaattacatattttacacCAACTATGACctcaaccggtataaaaagtaatttattatttttttatggaaaattCGTTTATGCTTCCTACCATATACCAAACCTGtatataattacccaaaacatccagaaaacaaatctcattcaatataatatttgcATGGAATGgaatctaatgtttatatgaaatataatactactccaaaacgaattactatataagtcataaaacacctaacatcatctcatataaacacttaaaagaaaTGAAGCCCACTGCTCACGAACTTCCTTCAAGACTCCTTGATCCATTGGAGATGTGTCATTGAAAATCTACACAATGAATAGTTGAGTCAACAATCTTTTAGGGATAAATACTTAAGATGTGATTTATAAATTGTACATATTACCATATCCCATGAGTCAACAATGTTTGCGGATATGATTCTATGCATGTGCGTCATGGTATAATATCCACACTCATAACTTCCCGATTGACGTGAGCACTAcaagttaaattcatataatatcataaatttgataattgtaTTTCAATAGTTTGAAGATTAACTACTTACAGTTGGCGCAATGAACTGCAACTTCTTTCTAGAAGTGATTTGTTGTCCCTGCAACCTGGAATGAGCCTCAACCGCtctgtaaaatttaatgtatattgaaATTGTGCCTAATATGGAACTtagtaaaatgaaattatataacacaaaataagttaataaaaaaaaacttacgcTTGTAATgtacttttaattttcaaagtgTTAGGCTTCTTGTGTAATGAACACAAAAGAACCACAACAAACTTCTCAGGAACAATTACCAGCAACTGCCAATGACCCCTACAGATTCAAATACCATTATATACAATTAagttttacataaatataatttaatgtataaaagacATTCTTACTGCTACAAATAAGGCACTAAGTACACTTCTTTTTTCTCAACATCAAATGTCTCTAATAGGTACTTTTGAACCTCTTCACTTTTATTCCCAACGCCTTGAATGGCAATAGGATCAATAAATCCATATATGGGATCATTCTTCTTCTCAGTGCATCTATGATGTAAATAccttaaacattgaaaataaataatataagaataacatattgaatatattcaaacttcataaaagtaataaaagtttactTACAACAACCAAAGTTGTGACCCTTAGTGCTATATCTAGTTAAATTACCATATGCTGGAAAATCATTGATTGTATAAAATAACATGGCATGCAACTTGAATGAATCACTAGTGTACCCATCAAACATATCAACACCCTCCTCCCATAacatcttcaaatcttcaacTAATGgggttaaataaatatcaatgtcGTTTCCTGGTTGTCTTGGACCTGAGATCATCAAGGATAACATAACATATTTGCGTTTCATGCACAACCAAGGAGGTAAATTGTAAATCACTAATAGAACAGGCCATGAACTATGTTTACTACTCAAGTTACCatatggattcattccatctgTAGCAAGTCCAAATCTAATGTTCCTTGAATCATTGGAGAAATTTGGGAACATGgaatcaattttcttccattgcaAACCATCTGCCAGATGTCTCAAATGGCCATCTGTTGTACGTCCATCTGCATGCCATCTCATGACTTTTACATCATTTGCATTGCTGAATAAACGTTTCAATCGTGGAACTATAGGAAGATACCACAAAACTTTCGCCGAAGGACCCTTACTATCAGATTCAAACTCACTATGTTTCTGTTTGTATCGTGACACCCCACATTGTGGACATTGATGTAACATGGCTAACTCCTTCCTGTACAAGACACATTCGTTTGGGCATGCATGAATTTTTtgatactccatacccatcggacacAATATCTTCTTCGCATCATAATTGTGTGTTGGCAATGTGTTAGCTTTAGGAAGCATGTCACTCAACAACTCAAGTAATTCCGTGAAGCTTTTATCAGTCCACCCATTTCTTTCCTTCACATTGAACAATTTTAATACCGCTGACAATCGAGTATACTTAGTGCATTCTGCGTACAGAGGTTTTTCTGCGTCATTACACAAATTGTCATACACATTCGCACGTTGAAAGGAATGATGTCCAATATCACGAATCATTTCCTCCATTCGATCATCCATCTCTAAATCAACTTCTCCTGCTTCAGACACATCTACACTTGGCATGTCTATTAATTCACCATGCCATATCCACTTTGTGTAGCTCTTTAAGAAACCATCACAAAGAACATGCTCCCGAATAACGTTAGTTGGTAGTTTTCTCTCATTCAAACAATTAACACACAGGCAATAGAATTTTCCATTATTATCCGGAACATTCATATTtgcaaattcaaaaaattcttctactccattctcatattCATTTGTTGtgcataaaaaatttatccaaCTCTGATCCATTGTTGTGTGTATAAATTATAACCACTGCTTTTGGTTAGAGCTCAGAAACAACCAAACACGTAGTCCAATTTGTGAACTCAACACTAGCACcatttaatataacataacaacTCATTTGACTTTGGAACAGTTCACACAAAGGAATTCTAAGCAACAGAAATTCTATGAGCACAAGCTATATAACTCACTAATGAAGATAGAACAAAAGAATCTCTCAAACTAAGGGTGGGCAAAAAAATTGGTTTACCCAATCTGATCCAATTTTAAACTGAACCGGTCCATTATAAAACTACTTTATAGATTCTGCTTTTTACtttatatccatttttttatatattttttagatcagttttttatattatttttacagaTTTCAAAATATGGgaaatctaaattttaatattggaTCAGAATTTTATCCAAACTATCTGAACCGTATTCCCTATTCTTGATTTCAATTCTTGAACCCTAAATTTCTTCTCTCTTCCACACTGGGTTCTGCTGCGTTCGACACTGTTGCTTCAACACTGCTGCGATTTGCGATTCAAGgtctatttttctcttccaCATTGGGTTCTGCTGCGTTCGACACTGTTGCTTCAACACTGCTGCGATCTGCGATTCAAggtctattttcctttttcttctctcctttaTTGGTGGATCTGTTGAATATGTTGAACATTGACGGCAACATTTTTTTCGGAATTCACTTCTCAAAAAATTTTCAGAACATTGTGTCCCTCTATATTTTGTTGGTGATTGGAAGCTACTTCAGCTTTGTTGATTTGCTGTATATTGGTAAGCatttcttcattctttttcttaCCACAGTTGAACATGTTTTCTTACCACTGATATAAATATTGATAACAGACaattaattactaataaatACTGATAACAGACAATGAtataaataatgataacaaacaattaattaaacatGTTGCTTAAACATAGTACTGACATTCTTCTTAATATGAAGAATCTTTATTCTTAAATCACTTGTGTGTTTGCATTCATATCACTAatcttttctttaataaaacaATAGGAACTATCACATCTACTCTGCATTAATTCTCTTCGATACGTCAAATACTTTTGCTATCAATCATTTGATGTGAGTTGTCGCATGATAAAAGATTGTTTCCTTTTCACCCAATTAAGACCATATCCTATATTCCAGAATACAACATTGTCCAAATTTATTTCTATTCTGGTGTATCACATCATTTTGTTAAATCCTATGACAGGAATTCATATTCAGAGCTTGCATAAGAAGAGAAATAATTGTGCAAAATTTCAGGAGATACATATATTACATACAACTAGAGGTGAAAAGGATAAAGATCTCACAAATGATAACTAGGCCTCTCtaagaatgaaaagaagaagatcactattttttgttactaagtTAAACCATGACTAATTGCCGTTAAGCTTCAATTCTTAGATCTTCCTTCATCTTTCTAATGAAATCTTCAAACTTTTTATTCAACTCCTCTGTGCTCAGCATGCTGCTTTCTTCTTctacattttcttcttcctcttttacGCCCTCTTCAATCAGAATGTAATCAATTTCTGACCCTTTAACTTGCTCTTCTTCACCTACATCCAATTGTTCAGTTTCTTCATCTAGCTCATCCAATTGTATGTTACTTCCTTTTTCTTGTCCTTCATCCACCACAATTATCTTCTCCATAGTGTGCTAAATAAAGGGTTGGTGACAGAGTTTTGTATGAGATGGTGTGGTTGGTGTATGGGAGTGACCTCTTTATATAGAGTGGTGTGATAATAATACTGTTTTTTTGTTTCCTGAAATGCTCAACAGGGTTTGAGAGATTTTGAGTTTGGTTTTATGTGATGATGCAGGTGCCACCGAGACCAAACACATACATGCCTTTTGGAAATGGTGTCCACTCTTTTCCAGGCTGTGAGCTAGCCAAGCTCGAACTTCTTGTCCTTCTCCATCATCTCACACTTTCTTACAAGTTTCTCCCTCCTAACCATAAACTCCTCAACCGTGTATTTGGTTATAAACTGACTTCCTTAAAGAAGTGTATATTCAGACCAAATCTCAATTAATGGCAGATTTTTGGAATTGAAAGTTTTGACATGTTGTGTTTAAAATGCTATgttgatatgatatgatatctTCCAGGTTGTGTTCTTGGTTAGTCAATATGGCAACATTGTTCTAAAAATGTCATTAATACATGAAGATGATTGTTCCGTCTCAAAACCAATTGAGCATGCACTTTCTACTCCATCAATTGTTAGTGGCTCTACAAATATGGGACCCCCTTCTCATGAGGGACGGAAAAATCAATCAGAAGCTTGGAATCATTTCATTCAAATAGAACCAAAATCGGATAAAAGGGCTCAATGCAAGTATTGTGATATCCTTATTTGATATGAGAAAGGAACAACTGCAATGCGTAATCATGTGTTGAGATGTCCAAATAACCCCAATAAGAGACAAAAAGTAGGTTCATCTTCAACAATTGATGGAAATATTAACTCTCCTTCTTATGGTAGATTTGACCAAGAACTTTTTCAAGAAGAACTGGTAAAAATGTTTGTGGAAGTTGAACTCCCCTTTCGATTTGTAGAGCATGTTGCTTTTAGGAGGTATTCAAATGCTTTGCAACCAAGATTTAAGATCCCATCACGTTATACCATATCACGGAATATTGTGACATTATGGAATGCAAAACAGATATATTTGAAGGATTTTCTTTCTCAACATTGTCAAAGAGTTTGTCTCACTACTGATGCATGGACTTCacctcaaaatcaaaattatatgtGTTTAACAGGCCACTTCATCGACAATTATTGGAATTTGCATAAAAGGATTTTGAATTTCCGTCAAGTAATAAGTCATACCGGAGAGGCCATGGCTAAATTTGTTGAGTCATGCTTGCATGAATGGGGGTTGAGTCGTGTTTTAACCTTGACAGTAGATAATGCTACATCAAATGACACGGGAGTTCAACACTTGAAGAAAAGACTATTGTCTTGGAATAACTCGGTTTTGAAAGGTGACTATACTCATATGCGTTGTTGTGCACATATTTTGAACTTAATTGTGAGTAGTGGTCTAAAAGAGATTGATAACTCTGTTTTAAGAATTCGTGCTGCAGTGAAATATATTAGATTATCTCCTTCTAGATTTATGAAATTCAAAGAGTGTGTTGAAAGCCAAAAGATTGAATATAAAGGTCATATTTGCTTGGATGTTGAAACAAGGTGGAACTCAACATATTTGATGTTAGATGCTGCTTTCAAGCATAAAATTGCATTTGATGAGCTTGAGTTTTATGATACAAAATATTCTAATGAGTTGGGAAAGGGGATTGGATTGCCTTCTTATGAAGATTGGGAGTATGTTAAGTCTATTCTACCTTTCTTGAGCATTTTTTATGAAGCTACTTTGCGCATCTCAGGTAACTCTTATGTTACTAGTAATATATACATGTTAGAAGTGGTAGGAATTTGGAATGGGATCAATCATCTCCTCAAGTCCAATGCTACAAGCAGTGCTACATATAAGATGGctgaaaaaatgagaaaaaaatatgagaaatattGGGGTGAACCTAACAAGTTCAATATATTGTTGTTAATTGTTGTTGTCTTAGATCCTAGATACAAGATGAGTTATATGAATTGGGCAATTGATCAACTTTTTGATCCTGAAAAGACAAATGATGGATGGGTGTTAAAGTCACGGCTCGATACTTCCTTAAAGTTGTTGTTTGATGAATATAAAAGTCAAAATGGGGGAGCTGAAAATGACAAACAACAAACATATGTTGATGTACCCAATTATAAGCATGATCCATATGGTCGGAATAAGTTTTTGCAAACAACAGGATTAACCTCTTTAAACAAATCTGAACTTCAAAAGTATTTAGAGGAAGAGCTTGGTGAAACAACTTTGAACATTCTTGATTGGTGGAAAATGAATTCATGTAGATTTCCAATCTTGTCAAACATAACACGAGAGCTATTAGCTATGCCTGTTTCTACGGTAGCATCTGAGTCTGCATTTAGCACGGGAGGAAGAGTGTTTGATCCATATCGAAGTTCTTTATCACAACAAAAGGTAGAGGCACTTATTTGTACACAGGATTGGTTGAAAGACACACATTCACCATCATTGTTagactatgattttgaagagcttCAATATGTTGACCAAGGTATGTTGatgtttaaattatgtaataatattataattaaatatgtattaactaatgataattttttttctttcttaaagaGTTGGTTTCTGAACAAGATGATGACCAGAATATAATTTCTTTGAGTTAAAGCTCACGCCCAATGCCTCTTGCAATTAGTAAGTAATGAATGGACTTCCCTTTTCATGTGAATAACTTCTCTTTCTTTGTATTCTATTGTTTAgtgattttcttaaaactttaagttgttaatgacaattaaaacatgattttattaatatggATTTGTTATTATATCTATCATTAGaatagattatttaaatttctttaataatttgttcATGTTTCAGATAAATCACAAGTGGATTGATGCCAACTTTAGCTACTTCATATATAGATGGTTGTGAAGATATTGCTAATGAGTTTGAGTTAATGAGCCATGGAAGAGATTTTGAACTTTGTAATCGAATGGGTGCTAGTGCATTCTATTTGAAGAGACTCTTTAAATTGCCATGAACTCTAGAATGTTTtggatttgttattttttaatgttagtgATATTGTATGAGGATGTAAGActttataatcattttcattactAAAAGATTAAATGACTTTATATGGacaattatatgattttaattttttttaatgttaagaatttaaataatatattatgtttaatctttaatactattaaatttataatatttttatattttattattttatatattattttacttttttaaaaaatatttatgtattggatgaaataattattttatttttaaaatataaatttaaaattaaaattaaatttataaaaagttaagtttCATTAAAAATGGATTTAGAAATGAATCTAGATTTTTaattgatccaaatatttagatatggATATCTAACTTGATCCTAATATTTGGATATAGATTTTAATATATccaaattgttttttcaaaaaaaaatggatatggATCAAAATCTGAACCATATATTTAGATTCAAATTGGATGTGGAGCGGATATCTAAATATCCAATCCATGTCCACCCCTATCTCAAACAGTTCAACAACAGTTTTTATTGATAGTAGACATCATAATTCCACAACTAAAATTTAGTTAAGATGCAAGAATTTGGAGATACTAATTTATGCAACtgaaattaatttatggataatgttttaattttatagtagATAAAAATTAACctcaatcttaaaaataaagatgCTAAAGAGGGTTATATGGAGATAAGGAAGGACAAAATTGGCACActggatatttttttattcttatgaCTCAGGGTCTTAAAGACTCTCAATCTTATCTTTTTTGTGTCATCTCAGCATATTTCAATGGAAAAATCTTCCTATGACCCAAGTCATAGTATTATGATCTAATATATGAGCTCAGCAATGATAATGTATTTAGTGAGTCAATTTTTTACTACAAAAATTAAAGAGAGTAAGTAAATTCTCACCCAACAAGCTTTACTGAACATTGTTTTATATGATATTCTTCTATTGTAAGAGATTGAAAAGATAAGTTATTAACCTGAAAAAACagtcaataaataatttatataaaaaattagaacGATTTAATATCCTCTTAGATCTTTGaactaaaaatatgattattctattaattttagGAAGATATTAtgattcaataaaatttacttataGGAGAagttgaaatataaatattaaaaataaaaattataacaatgaaaaaaatatttaataaaatttaatcccAACAATAATCACATATTTTCAtcaaatgtaatttattttaagttattatatTAACCCCATTTCTtctttcatattaaatataatatagaagTTACTATAGCTCTTAGTATTATTTCACGACTATACactcttaatttaaaattactcATAACAATGGTTTCCTTGTTAGAAAATCAACCGTAACTACTTCcatagtaaattaattaaaaaataagcatTGCAAAATCAGATACCATCATGTGATCGTGACCTATAACAAAGAAATTCAAAactataaaaacataaaattaacaaCCATATCTAGGTTCAAGAGTTCGGCTCaaatcttaaaaacataaaaaggaagcaaacactaattaaatcaataaaaaaaagaaattcagtCCAATTCTCATTTAAAACTCCGGTTATAGAAGCTAACAATACTTTATTGTTTTCACACTTCACTGAAAAATCTCAGAAATTTCACTTGTTAGTTTTAATACCACCCAACAACAACCTAGAAAACTCAAAAACCACATGCACACATATTGGTATACGATGCTAGAATGAAGTAAGGACCGAGAAACTGGATGGATTTTCAACACAGAATAGCAAGTGATGTGACTTACAAACTGGATTCCAGTGTCATTGAGAATTCCAATTCCAGCAGAAGCAAAGTTGGCACCGACAAGCAATCTTTCCCCGTTGAGCTCGGGATCTAAATATGGCAATGTTGATTCGCGCGCGCCTATCTGTGATGTTCTGACACGGTGGTTGGACGGCGCTTCCCACTCCCGAAGCGGACACGGACGCGGAGCGCAGCGCACACCTGCACGACTCGGTGTCGGAAGCTTTTCCCTGAATCGGACACGGCCAGCTCTGAGACACGCGCCGACAGACACCTGTAGCTACTCTAATGCGCGGCGGACACCTCTGATAATGTTTTTGCGTATGCGAGGGAAaatggttttgttttcttttgttcacgcccttttcttttaatgtcactataatattttatttgattgtccttttcttttaatgttactcaaatattttatttgattggtatgatattttttttctctgtttttcagAGAATAAAGGGAaatctaacaaatttaaaataaaaaaaaataaaaataataaaaaataatcttgtataccttttattaaaacaaatccaaaaaatttaaaataaaaagggaaataaaaaataaaaaataatctttcataccttctattaaaataaatccaaaaaatttaaaataaaaaggaaataaaaaaaaataatctttcataccttctattaaaataaatccaaaaaatttaaaataaaaaagagaaataaaaaataataatcttccatacattctattaaaataaacccaaaaaaaattaaaataaaaatggaaataaaaggataaaaaataatcttccatacattttattaaaataaacctaaaaaaataaaaataaaaatg
This region of Vigna unguiculata cultivar IT97K-499-35 chromosome 5, ASM411807v1, whole genome shotgun sequence genomic DNA includes:
- the LOC114184453 gene encoding zinc finger BED domain-containing protein RICESLEEPER 2-like; amino-acid sequence: MRNHVLRCPNNPNKRQKVGSSSTIDGNINSPSYGRFDQELFQEELVKMFVEVELPFRFVEHVAFRRYSNALQPRFKIPSRYTISRNIVTLWNAKQIYLKDFLSQHCQRVCLTTDAWTSPQNQNYMCLTGHFIDNYWNLHKRILNFRQVISHTGEAMAKFVESCLHEWGLSRVLTLTVDNATSNDTGVQHLKKRLLSWNNSVLKGDYTHMRCCAHILNLIVSSGLKEIDNSVLRIRAAVKYIRLSPSRFMKFKECVESQKIEYKGHICLDVETRWNSTYLMLDAAFKHKIAFDELEFYDTKYSNELGKGIGLPSYEDWEYVKSILPFLSIFYEATLRISGNSYVTSNIYMLEVVGIWNGINHLLKSNATSSATYKMAEKMRKKYEKYWGEPNKFNILLLIVVVLDPRYKMSYMNWAIDQLFDPEKTNDGWVLKSRLDTSLKLLFDEYKSQNGGAENDKQQTYVDVPNYKHDPYGRNKFLQTTGLTSLNKSELQKYLEEELGETTLNILDWWKMNSCRFPILSNITRELLAMPVSTVASESAFSTGGRVFDPYRSSLSQQKVEALICTQDWLKDTHSPSLLDYDFEELQYVDQELVSEQDDDQNIISLS